A region from the Mycolicibacterium litorale genome encodes:
- the rplO gene encoding 50S ribosomal protein L15 has protein sequence MTQPIKLHDLKPAPGAKTAKTRLGRGEGSKGKTSGRGTKGTKARKNVSPMFEGGQMPIHMRLPKLKGFRNRFRTEYAVINVGDLGRLFPNGGDIGLDELVASGAVRKNTLVKVLGDGKLTAAVNVSAHKFSGSAREKITAAGGSATEL, from the coding sequence ATGACACAGCCGATCAAACTTCACGACCTGAAGCCGGCTCCCGGGGCGAAGACCGCGAAGACGCGTCTCGGCCGCGGTGAGGGTTCGAAGGGTAAGACCTCGGGCCGCGGCACCAAGGGCACCAAGGCGCGTAAGAACGTCTCGCCGATGTTCGAGGGCGGCCAGATGCCGATCCACATGCGGCTGCCGAAGCTCAAGGGCTTCCGCAACCGCTTCCGCACCGAGTACGCCGTCATCAACGTCGGCGACCTCGGCCGGCTGTTCCCGAATGGTGGCGACATCGGCCTCGACGAGCTCGTCGCCTCCGGTGCCGTTCGCAAGAACACGCTGGTGAAGGTGCTCGGCGACGGCAAGCTGACGGCGGCGGTCAACGTCTCCGCCCACAAGTTCAGCGGCAGCGCCCGCGAGAAGATCACGGCGGCCGGCGGTTCGGCCACCGAGCTCTGA
- the rpsE gene encoding 30S ribosomal protein S5: MMAEQANNAGPATSDGRGGRGDRDGRGRRDDRGGRGRDGGDKSNYLERVVSINRVSKVVKGGRRFSFTALVIVGDGNGMVGVGYGKAKEVPAAIAKGVEEARKGFFRVPLIGGTIVHPVQGEAAAGVVMLRPASPGTGVIAGGAARAVLECAGVHDILAKSLGSDNAINVVHATVAALKQIQRPEEVAARRGLPLEDVAPAGMLKARREADALAASSAREGSA; this comes from the coding sequence ATGATGGCCGAGCAGGCAAATAATGCCGGGCCGGCGACATCCGACGGCCGGGGCGGACGGGGCGACCGTGACGGTCGTGGCCGCCGCGACGACCGTGGCGGCCGTGGCCGCGACGGCGGCGACAAGAGCAACTACCTGGAGCGCGTCGTCTCGATCAACCGCGTCTCCAAGGTGGTCAAGGGTGGCCGTCGCTTCAGCTTCACCGCGCTGGTGATCGTCGGTGACGGTAACGGCATGGTGGGTGTCGGCTACGGCAAGGCCAAGGAAGTTCCGGCCGCCATCGCCAAGGGTGTCGAGGAGGCTCGCAAGGGCTTCTTCCGCGTGCCGCTGATCGGCGGGACCATCGTGCACCCGGTCCAGGGTGAGGCCGCCGCGGGCGTCGTCATGCTGCGCCCGGCGAGCCCCGGTACCGGTGTGATCGCCGGTGGCGCGGCCCGTGCGGTGCTGGAATGCGCCGGCGTCCACGACATCCTGGCCAAGTCGCTGGGCAGCGACAACGCGATCAACGTGGTGCATGCCACCGTGGCCGCGCTGAAGCAGATCCAGCGTCCCGAAGAGGTGGCGGCCCGTCGCGGTCTGCCGCTCGAGGATGTTGCGCCGGCCGGCATGCTCAAGGCCCGGCGTGAGGCTGACGCGCTCGCCGCGTCCTCGGCACGTGAAGGATCTGCGTAA
- the sppA gene encoding signal peptide peptidase SppA: protein MFAFLPGIPGADDVRAIVRRVDTARHKGVPNGCVLELDLLSVPPETSGFDPLAMISSGGRPMVLRQAVAAIHRAAEDDRVAGLIARVQISAAPAAPVQELRDAIVAFSAVKPSVAWAETYPGTLSYYLASAFREVWMQPSGTVGLVGFATSALFLRDALDKAGIEAQFVAKGEYKSAANLFTQDRYTEPHREADSRLIESLNQQVLAGVAASRNLETKDVDALADKAPLLRDDAVTGGLVDRIGFRDEAYARIAELSGAEGITPRNVDGPDAPPRLFLSRYARATAPGAGPSIPGRKAKPTIAVVTLHGPIVSGRGGPGLLPLGNSSAGGDTIAAALREAAADKDVKAIVLRVESPGGSVTGSETIWREVLRTREGGTPVVASMGAVAASGGYYVSMGADAIVANAGTITGSIGVVTGKLVARELKDRLGVGSDSVRTNANADAWSANSPFTDEQQAHVEAEADLFYTDFVERVADGRGLSVDAVAEVARGRVWTGADAKDRGLVDELGGLRTAIDRAKVLAGLELDADVHIVGYPGSSVLDMLRPKPSSQPAAASLPDALGVLVGRSMVNLIDQAERSVSGVSALWFGDYRF from the coding sequence ATGTTCGCCTTCCTCCCCGGCATCCCCGGCGCCGACGATGTGCGCGCCATCGTGCGGCGGGTCGACACCGCCCGCCACAAGGGCGTCCCGAACGGCTGCGTGCTCGAACTCGACCTGCTGTCGGTGCCGCCGGAGACCAGCGGCTTCGACCCGCTGGCGATGATCTCCTCCGGTGGGCGCCCGATGGTGCTCCGCCAGGCCGTCGCCGCCATCCACCGGGCCGCCGAGGATGACCGCGTCGCAGGCCTGATCGCCCGCGTGCAGATCTCGGCCGCACCCGCCGCGCCGGTCCAGGAGCTGCGGGACGCGATCGTGGCCTTCAGCGCCGTCAAGCCGTCGGTCGCCTGGGCCGAGACCTATCCCGGCACGCTGTCCTACTACCTGGCGTCGGCGTTCCGCGAGGTCTGGATGCAACCGTCGGGCACCGTCGGTCTCGTCGGGTTCGCCACCAGCGCGCTGTTCCTGCGCGACGCCCTCGACAAGGCCGGTATCGAGGCCCAGTTCGTCGCCAAGGGCGAATACAAGTCGGCCGCAAACCTTTTCACCCAGGATCGCTACACCGAACCGCATCGCGAAGCGGACAGCCGACTGATCGAAAGCCTCAACCAGCAGGTGCTGGCCGGCGTCGCCGCGTCCCGCAACCTGGAGACGAAAGACGTCGACGCCCTCGCCGACAAGGCGCCGCTGCTGCGCGACGACGCGGTGACGGGCGGCCTCGTCGACCGCATCGGCTTCCGCGACGAGGCCTACGCCCGCATCGCCGAACTCAGCGGCGCCGAGGGCATCACGCCCCGGAACGTCGACGGGCCGGACGCGCCCCCGCGGCTGTTCCTGTCCCGCTACGCCCGCGCCACGGCCCCCGGTGCCGGCCCGTCCATCCCGGGCCGCAAGGCCAAGCCGACCATCGCCGTCGTCACCCTGCACGGCCCGATCGTCAGCGGCCGCGGCGGACCCGGCCTGCTGCCCCTCGGCAATTCGAGCGCCGGGGGCGACACCATCGCCGCCGCGCTGCGCGAAGCGGCCGCCGACAAGGACGTCAAGGCCATCGTGCTGCGGGTCGAGAGCCCCGGCGGATCGGTCACCGGTTCGGAGACCATCTGGCGTGAGGTGCTGCGCACCCGCGAAGGCGGTACGCCGGTCGTCGCCTCCATGGGTGCGGTCGCCGCATCGGGCGGCTACTACGTCTCGATGGGCGCCGACGCGATCGTCGCCAACGCAGGCACCATCACCGGATCCATCGGCGTGGTGACCGGGAAGCTCGTCGCACGCGAGCTCAAGGACCGGCTCGGCGTCGGATCGGATTCCGTGCGCACCAACGCCAATGCCGATGCGTGGTCGGCGAACTCACCCTTCACCGACGAACAGCAGGCGCACGTCGAAGCGGAGGCCGACCTGTTCTACACCGACTTCGTCGAACGCGTCGCGGACGGCCGCGGGCTGTCCGTCGACGCCGTCGCCGAGGTGGCGCGGGGCCGGGTGTGGACAGGCGCCGACGCGAAGGACCGCGGTCTGGTCGACGAACTCGGCGGACTGCGCACCGCGATCGACCGGGCGAAGGTACTGGCCGGTCTCGAACTCGACGCCGACGTCCACATCGTCGGATACCCGGGGTCGTCGGTGCTCGACATGCTGCGCCCGAAGCCGTCGTCGCAGCCCGCAGCGGCGTCGCTGCCGGATGCGCTCGGTGTGCTGGTCGGCCGGTCGATGGTCAACCTCATCGACCAGGCCGAGCGGTCGGTCAGCGGCGTCAGTGCGCTGTGGTTCGGCGACTACCGCTTCTGA
- a CDS encoding AraC family transcriptional regulator, whose translation MLVALLRPTMVESKIISGAGDWSVREARYADPAFCVMLEGSCVLRLDGHDALELHGGDFLLLPVMPGFIMTSGYDAGPTAVITEPVSRDVRHGDPEGPATMRMLGGYCRFEPANSSLLTPLLPRIVLVRRDEPAATRLHRLVELIADETASMSPSALILERLVEVLLVEAMRLRAAPSVDGQRSLLAGLSDSVLAPALRRLHADVAYGWTVERLAREAGVSRAVFAERFSRTMGMPPMQYLHHWRMALARDILRNEDVSMAEVARRTGYQSASAFTTAFTRVTGASPTAFARAAD comes from the coding sequence ATGCTGGTCGCGCTGCTACGGCCCACGATGGTCGAGTCGAAGATCATCAGCGGGGCGGGCGACTGGAGCGTGCGGGAAGCGCGCTACGCCGATCCGGCATTCTGCGTCATGCTCGAGGGATCGTGCGTGTTGCGCCTCGACGGCCATGACGCTCTCGAACTGCACGGTGGCGACTTCCTTCTCCTGCCGGTCATGCCCGGCTTCATCATGACCAGCGGGTACGACGCCGGCCCGACGGCCGTGATCACCGAACCGGTATCGCGCGACGTGCGGCACGGCGACCCGGAGGGGCCGGCCACCATGCGGATGCTCGGCGGCTACTGCCGGTTCGAGCCCGCGAACTCCTCGCTCCTCACGCCGCTGTTACCGCGGATCGTCCTGGTGCGCCGGGACGAACCCGCAGCGACACGGTTGCACCGGCTCGTCGAGTTGATCGCCGACGAGACCGCTTCGATGTCGCCGTCCGCGTTGATCCTGGAACGCCTCGTCGAAGTGCTGCTGGTCGAGGCGATGCGGCTGCGGGCCGCGCCGTCTGTGGATGGGCAGCGGAGTCTGCTTGCGGGACTGTCTGATTCGGTTCTCGCACCGGCGCTTCGGCGGTTGCACGCGGACGTCGCGTATGGGTGGACGGTGGAGCGTCTCGCGCGGGAGGCGGGTGTCTCGCGCGCGGTGTTCGCGGAAAGGTTCAGCCGCACAATGGGTATGCCGCCCATGCAGTACCTGCACCATTGGCGGATGGCCTTGGCGAGGGACATCCTCCGCAATGAGGACGTGTCGATGGCGGAAGTCGCCCGCCGGACCGGTTACCAATCCGCGAGTGCGTTCACCACCGCGTTCACCCGGGTGACGGGGGCCTCGCCGACCGCGTTCGCGCGGGCCGCTGATTGA
- a CDS encoding LLM class flavin-dependent oxidoreductase — MRFSISIPQRDPDGFDAEGVKSYLARAEELGFEGGWVLEQPVGPTPLIAPLELLAYAAACTTRLRLGVGVLVSSLHDPLQLAASVTAVDRLSHGRLDVGVASGGGRRKFAAFGVAPETFVGYFTEGVQLMKAAWSDEPRVTFHGRFRDVDDLPIQPKPVQRPHPPIWFGANAPAALARAVRHGDAFLGAGSSTTERFAEAVRIVRREIDQQGRDAAGFRIGKRVYLMVDDDSARAGERVIAGLRRIYGEMAGIDAVPVSGTADEVARGLREVIDAGAQMVLCNPVGATVAEDREQMERLAAEVLPQLG, encoded by the coding sequence GTGCGGTTCTCGATCTCGATTCCCCAGCGCGATCCGGACGGCTTCGACGCCGAAGGGGTGAAGAGCTATCTGGCCCGGGCCGAAGAGTTGGGCTTCGAAGGCGGCTGGGTGTTGGAGCAGCCGGTCGGGCCGACGCCTCTGATCGCACCGCTGGAGCTGTTGGCGTATGCGGCGGCGTGTACGACACGGCTGAGGCTCGGCGTCGGTGTGCTGGTGTCGTCACTGCACGATCCGTTGCAGCTGGCGGCGTCGGTGACGGCGGTCGACCGGCTCAGCCACGGACGGCTGGATGTCGGGGTGGCGTCGGGCGGTGGGAGGCGGAAATTCGCGGCGTTCGGGGTGGCACCCGAGACGTTCGTCGGCTACTTCACCGAGGGTGTGCAGCTGATGAAGGCGGCGTGGTCGGATGAGCCGCGGGTGACATTCCACGGGCGGTTCCGTGATGTCGACGATCTGCCGATCCAGCCCAAGCCGGTACAGCGCCCCCATCCGCCGATCTGGTTCGGCGCCAACGCACCCGCGGCGCTGGCCCGTGCGGTGCGGCACGGTGACGCATTCCTCGGGGCGGGCTCGTCGACCACGGAACGCTTCGCCGAGGCCGTGCGGATCGTGCGTCGGGAGATCGACCAACAGGGCAGGGACGCAGCGGGTTTCCGCATCGGCAAGCGGGTGTACCTGATGGTCGACGACGATTCGGCCCGGGCCGGGGAGCGGGTGATCGCCGGGCTGCGCCGCATCTACGGCGAGATGGCGGGCATCGACGCGGTCCCCGTGTCGGGCACAGCCGACGAGGTGGCACGAGGCCTGCGGGAGGTCATCGACGCGGGCGCACAGATGGTGTTGTGCAACCCCGTCGGCGCGACCGTCGCCGAAGACCGCGAGCAGATGGAACGCCTTGCCGCCGAGGTGCTTCCGCAGCTCGGTTGA
- a CDS encoding class I SAM-dependent methyltransferase, which yields MARTEGDSWDLASSVGATATMVAAGRAVASRDPRGLIDDPFAAPLVRAVGIEFFTKVVDGEFDMADLDPSNGASMQARIDEMALRTRFFDDYFLDSTRGGVRQVVILASGLDSRAYRLPWPDGTVVYEVDQPAVIEFKTSTLAAIGAEPTAERRTVAVDLREDWPAALRAAGFDSEAPTAWCAEGLLIYLPPEAQDLLFDNVTALSASGSTVATEYVPGIRQFDPEKARAATAQMREHGLDLDMPSLIYHGERNHVMEYLTSLGWQVTGTSRAELFAQHDVPMVDRDNDPLGEIVYVSATYQKR from the coding sequence ATGGCCCGTACCGAGGGCGACAGCTGGGATCTGGCGTCGAGCGTCGGTGCGACGGCCACCATGGTGGCGGCGGGCCGCGCGGTCGCCAGCCGGGATCCGCGCGGTCTGATCGACGACCCGTTCGCCGCGCCGCTGGTGCGGGCGGTGGGGATCGAGTTCTTCACCAAGGTGGTCGACGGTGAGTTCGACATGGCGGACCTCGACCCGTCGAACGGGGCTTCGATGCAGGCCAGGATCGACGAAATGGCCTTGCGCACACGATTTTTCGACGACTACTTCCTGGACTCGACGCGCGGCGGGGTGCGCCAGGTGGTGATCCTGGCTTCGGGCCTGGACTCGCGGGCCTACCGGCTGCCGTGGCCCGACGGCACGGTCGTGTACGAGGTCGACCAGCCGGCGGTGATCGAGTTCAAGACGTCCACGCTGGCGGCTATCGGCGCCGAGCCCACCGCGGAGCGGCGGACCGTGGCGGTGGACCTGCGCGAGGACTGGCCGGCCGCGCTGCGGGCCGCCGGTTTCGACAGCGAGGCGCCGACCGCCTGGTGCGCCGAAGGGTTGCTGATCTATCTGCCGCCCGAGGCGCAGGATCTGTTGTTCGACAACGTCACCGCGCTGAGCGCATCAGGCAGCACCGTGGCGACCGAGTACGTGCCCGGCATCAGGCAGTTCGACCCGGAGAAGGCCAGGGCCGCGACGGCGCAGATGCGCGAGCACGGACTGGATCTCGACATGCCGTCGCTGATCTACCACGGCGAGCGCAACCACGTCATGGAGTACCTGACGTCGCTGGGCTGGCAGGTGACCGGGACATCCCGCGCCGAGTTGTTCGCCCAACACGACGTGCCGATGGTCGATCGCGACAACGACCCGCTGGGCGAGATCGTCTACGTCAGCGCCACGTATCAGAAGCGGTAG
- a CDS encoding class I SAM-dependent methyltransferase, with product MARTEGDTWDLASSVGSTATGVAASRALASKQPNPLIHDPYADPLVKAVGLEECIRRADGELHVEGHPMLDNRRACEQIAVRTRFFDDFFADAAAAGVRQAVILASGLDTRAYRLDWPAGTVVYEIDQPEVIEFKTRTLAGLGASPAAELRTVGIDLREDWPTALRDSGFDPSAATAWIAEGLLIYLPPDAQDRLFDNIIALSAPGSRIATEHMDFGASQDAWLRRVSEWSKHVGSKVDLLDLFYTGDRTPAGTYLAERGWEVTVRTSVEAYAANGFEYPEDLAAVAAGSGYLTATLK from the coding sequence ATGGCACGCACCGAAGGCGACACCTGGGATCTGGCGTCCAGCGTGGGCTCGACGGCGACGGGTGTCGCCGCCTCGCGAGCACTGGCGTCCAAACAACCGAACCCGCTGATCCACGACCCGTACGCCGATCCGCTGGTGAAGGCCGTGGGACTCGAGGAGTGCATCCGGCGCGCCGACGGCGAACTGCACGTCGAAGGGCACCCGATGCTCGACAACCGCCGTGCCTGCGAGCAGATCGCGGTGCGGACGCGGTTCTTCGACGACTTCTTCGCCGACGCCGCCGCCGCGGGCGTGCGTCAGGCCGTGATCCTGGCATCGGGTCTCGACACCCGTGCCTACCGGCTGGACTGGCCGGCCGGGACCGTGGTGTACGAGATCGACCAACCCGAGGTCATCGAGTTCAAGACCCGCACCCTGGCCGGACTCGGCGCCTCCCCCGCCGCCGAGCTGCGCACGGTGGGGATCGACCTGCGCGAGGATTGGCCGACGGCGTTGCGCGACAGCGGGTTCGACCCGAGCGCGGCAACGGCGTGGATCGCGGAGGGGTTGTTGATCTACCTGCCGCCAGACGCCCAGGACCGGCTGTTCGACAACATCATCGCGCTGTCGGCCCCGGGCAGCCGGATCGCCACCGAGCACATGGACTTCGGCGCATCGCAGGACGCCTGGCTGCGCCGGGTCAGTGAGTGGTCGAAGCACGTCGGCTCGAAGGTCGACCTGCTCGACCTGTTCTACACCGGGGACCGCACCCCGGCCGGAACCTATCTGGCCGAGCGCGGCTGGGAGGTCACCGTACGCACCTCGGTGGAGGCGTACGCTGCGAACGGGTTCGAGTATCCCGAGGATCTCGCGGCCGTGGCCGCCGGCTCCGGCTATCTGACCGCCACATTGAAATGA
- a CDS encoding class I SAM-dependent methyltransferase — MARSDADSWDLASSVGATATMVATARAVASRGPQPLIDDPYAEPLVRAVGVDYFVKLLDGQITLEPGNSAMLAVMTDVMAVRTRFFDDFFLAARSPQAVILASGLDARAYRLSWPSGTVVYEIDQPEVIEFKTRTLAGLGASPATELRTVAVDLRDDWPAALREHGFDPGLPTAWIAEGLLIYLPPDAQDRLFDNITALSAPGSRLATEYHPDAGARIGASSARMSQEWRRHGLELDMADLFYEGERNPVVEYLQARGWDVDARSRPDMFAHYGRPFPTGEEVGESIEALRQSLAVTAVKK, encoded by the coding sequence ATGGCACGAAGCGATGCCGACAGCTGGGATCTGGCATCGAGCGTGGGCGCGACGGCCACGATGGTCGCCACCGCCCGTGCCGTGGCCAGCCGCGGCCCCCAGCCGCTGATCGACGATCCGTATGCCGAACCGCTCGTGCGGGCGGTCGGCGTGGACTACTTCGTCAAACTCCTCGACGGGCAGATCACGCTCGAGCCGGGCAACAGCGCGATGCTCGCGGTGATGACCGACGTGATGGCGGTGCGGACCCGGTTCTTCGACGACTTCTTCCTGGCGGCGCGGTCGCCGCAGGCGGTCATCCTGGCCTCGGGCCTCGACGCCCGCGCGTACCGGTTGTCGTGGCCGTCGGGAACCGTCGTCTACGAGATCGACCAGCCGGAGGTCATCGAGTTCAAGACCCGCACCCTGGCCGGACTCGGCGCCTCCCCCGCCACCGAACTGCGCACCGTGGCCGTCGACCTGCGCGACGACTGGCCGGCCGCGCTGCGTGAGCACGGCTTCGACCCGGGCCTGCCCACCGCGTGGATAGCCGAGGGGTTGTTGATCTACCTGCCGCCCGACGCCCAGGACCGGCTCTTCGACAACATCACCGCGCTGTCGGCCCCGGGCAGCAGGCTGGCCACCGAGTACCACCCGGATGCGGGCGCCCGGATCGGCGCGAGTTCTGCGCGCATGAGCCAGGAGTGGCGGCGCCACGGCTTGGAACTCGACATGGCCGACCTGTTCTACGAGGGTGAGCGCAACCCGGTCGTCGAGTATCTGCAGGCCCGCGGCTGGGACGTCGACGCGCGGAGCAGACCGGACATGTTCGCCCACTACGGGCGCCCCTTCCCCACCGGTGAGGAAGTCGGCGAGAGCATCGAGGCGTTACGCCAGTCCCTCGCCGTGACCGCGGTCAAGAAGTAA
- a CDS encoding HNH endonuclease signature motif containing protein, whose amino-acid sequence MFDEFSDAALVAAIEESARTEAQAGAARLAAVAELASRRRVDAGDDERQLWVCDPWAATAAEISAAMGISAYAASKEMCIALAVRDRLPMVGALYAEGRISSRMVTAITWRTRLVAEGAPLQQIDAAIAEAVRGWGVLSGDRLDQAVDVWVERFDPAAVIRGRTAAQERDFSIGAHKDGAVTTSVWGRLSATDAELLRRRVAQLVAGVCANDPRTAGQRRSDALGVLAAGGDRLACRCGDPDCPAAAPDARAEAVSIHILADQNAVTATTDRTPSEEGTEEEPSEAEPAREPESSPAPTVPSPHPTGTAVIVGGGVVPTPLLAELIRAGAKLAPIRPPAPAPEPRYRPSTRLSAFVRMRDLTCRFPGCNRPADRGDIDHTTPYPAGTTHPANTKCLCRLHHLLKTFWIGIGGWADEQLPDGTVMWTAPTGRQYRTKPGSHLLFPDWNTATAGLPPPPTDTPPAPPRGLSMPKRRRTRAAERRAHINAERARNQAHLAHHTSPPPEPSAEEAPVGGESNCLAGLFDRPGAADHDIPPPF is encoded by the coding sequence ATGTTCGACGAATTCTCGGATGCGGCCTTGGTGGCGGCGATCGAGGAGTCCGCGCGCACGGAGGCGCAGGCCGGGGCGGCGCGGTTGGCGGCGGTGGCTGAACTGGCCAGCCGGCGCCGCGTCGATGCCGGCGATGACGAACGGCAGTTGTGGGTGTGTGATCCCTGGGCGGCCACCGCCGCCGAGATCAGCGCCGCCATGGGCATCAGCGCGTACGCGGCGTCGAAGGAAATGTGCATCGCGCTGGCGGTGCGGGACCGCTTGCCGATGGTGGGGGCGCTCTACGCCGAGGGCAGGATCAGTTCCCGGATGGTCACGGCGATCACTTGGCGCACCCGACTGGTCGCCGAAGGCGCCCCGCTGCAGCAGATCGACGCCGCGATCGCCGAAGCGGTGCGTGGGTGGGGCGTCCTGTCGGGCGACAGACTCGATCAGGCCGTCGACGTATGGGTGGAGCGGTTCGATCCGGCGGCGGTGATCCGCGGGCGCACCGCGGCACAAGAAAGGGATTTCTCGATCGGGGCGCATAAAGACGGGGCCGTGACGACGTCGGTCTGGGGCCGGTTGTCGGCCACGGACGCTGAGCTGTTGCGGCGGCGGGTGGCGCAACTGGTGGCCGGGGTGTGCGCCAATGATCCGCGCACCGCCGGGCAGCGGCGTTCGGATGCACTCGGGGTGCTCGCCGCCGGCGGGGACCGGTTGGCCTGCCGGTGCGGTGACCCGGACTGCCCGGCCGCCGCCCCTGATGCCCGCGCCGAAGCGGTGAGCATCCACATCCTCGCCGACCAGAACGCCGTCACTGCCACCACCGACCGGACACCGTCCGAAGAAGGCACCGAGGAGGAGCCCTCCGAGGCCGAACCGGCACGCGAACCGGAGTCTTCACCCGCCCCCACCGTGCCCTCACCGCATCCGACTGGTACCGCGGTGATCGTGGGCGGTGGGGTGGTGCCGACGCCGCTACTGGCCGAATTGATCCGGGCCGGGGCGAAGCTGGCTCCGATCCGGCCACCCGCCCCCGCCCCCGAGCCGCGGTACCGGCCCTCGACCCGGTTGTCGGCGTTTGTGCGGATGCGCGACCTGACGTGCCGGTTCCCCGGCTGCAACCGACCGGCCGACCGCGGCGACATCGACCACACCACCCCTTACCCGGCCGGGACGACCCACCCCGCGAACACCAAATGTCTGTGCCGGCTCCACCACTTGTTGAAAACTTTCTGGATCGGCATCGGCGGCTGGGCTGATGAACAGCTGCCCGACGGCACGGTCATGTGGACCGCCCCGACCGGGCGGCAATACCGCACCAAACCCGGCAGCCACCTGTTGTTCCCCGACTGGAACACCGCCACCGCCGGCCTACCTCCGCCCCCGACCGACACTCCACCCGCGCCGCCGCGGGGGTTGAGCATGCCCAAACGCCGACGCACCCGCGCCGCCGAACGGCGCGCCCACATCAACGCCGAACGCGCCCGCAACCAGGCCCATCTCGCCCACCACACGAGCCCGCCACCCGAACCCAGCGCGGAGGAAGCGCCTGTCGGCGGCGAATCGAATTGCCTCGCTGGCCTATTCGACCGCCCGGGCGCCGCCGACCACGACATACCCCCACCCTTCTGA
- a CDS encoding SDR family oxidoreductase yields the protein MKTVLITGCSSGYGLATAQRFHAEGWNVIATMRTPRDAVLTPGERLTVLPLDVTDPASIAEAVSSSGPIDVLVNNAGIGAVGAFEATPMSLVRELFETNTFGVMAMTQAVIPQMRERRSGVVVNVTSSVTLAAMPLTAVYTASKMAVEGFTASLALELEFFGGRAKLVEPGYGPSTRFAANGSGRMDGLIPEPYEPFAEPVFAGYHSPGPVTTAEDVAEVVLRAAVDDSGRLRFPAGADAVALSA from the coding sequence ATGAAGACAGTGCTCATCACCGGTTGCTCCTCGGGTTACGGACTCGCGACGGCGCAGCGCTTCCATGCCGAGGGATGGAACGTCATCGCCACCATGCGCACACCGCGCGACGCGGTGCTGACGCCGGGGGAGCGGCTCACCGTACTGCCGCTCGACGTCACCGACCCCGCCAGCATCGCTGAGGCCGTGTCCTCCAGCGGGCCCATCGACGTGCTGGTGAACAACGCCGGCATCGGCGCCGTCGGCGCATTCGAGGCCACGCCCATGTCCCTGGTCCGAGAGTTGTTCGAGACCAACACCTTCGGCGTGATGGCGATGACCCAGGCGGTCATTCCGCAGATGCGGGAACGCCGCTCGGGCGTCGTGGTGAACGTGACGTCGTCGGTGACGTTGGCGGCCATGCCGCTCACCGCCGTCTACACCGCGAGCAAGATGGCCGTCGAGGGATTCACGGCGTCGCTCGCCCTGGAACTCGAGTTCTTCGGTGGGCGGGCCAAGCTGGTCGAGCCCGGCTACGGTCCGTCCACGCGGTTCGCGGCCAACGGAAGCGGGCGTATGGACGGGTTGATCCCCGAACCGTATGAGCCGTTCGCCGAACCGGTGTTCGCGGGCTATCACTCGCCGGGCCCGGTCACCACCGCGGAGGACGTCGCGGAGGTGGTGCTGCGGGCGGCCGTCGACGACTCGGGTCGGCTTCGGTTCCCCGCCGGGGCGGACGCGGTGGCGTTATCCGCGTAG
- the rpmD gene encoding 50S ribosomal protein L30, producing the protein MAELKITQVRGTIGARWKQRESLRTLGLRKIRQSVVREDNAQTRGLIKTVHHLVVVEEV; encoded by the coding sequence ATGGCTGAACTGAAGATCACCCAGGTGCGCGGCACCATCGGTGCGCGCTGGAAGCAGCGGGAGAGCCTGCGCACGCTCGGCTTGCGGAAGATCCGCCAGTCGGTCGTCCGTGAGGACAATGCGCAGACCCGCGGCCTCATCAAGACCGTGCATCACCTCGTCGTCGTAGAGGAGGTCTGA